The following coding sequences lie in one Kamptonema formosum PCC 6407 genomic window:
- a CDS encoding HAD family hydrolase: protein MIPNFPTILALDFDGVICDGLVEYFQTAWRTYCQIWQPINTTPDSDLALTFYKLRPVIETGWEMPLLIQALLLDIPQEKILLDWPSIAQQLLLENNLTALDVGTKLDNLRDEWIAKDLNEWLSLHLFYPGVTERLQELLSSNVQPIIVTTKEGRFVRELLLLAGVKMPEGSIIGKEYNKPKHQVLRELLAKSGEDGVIWFVEDRLKTLISVKQQSDLAGVNLFLADWGYNTLAERDSVAKYPPVKLLSLSQFAQDFCGWL, encoded by the coding sequence ATGATCCCTAACTTTCCAACTATTTTAGCCCTAGATTTTGACGGTGTAATCTGTGATGGTCTAGTTGAATATTTTCAGACAGCATGGCGGACTTATTGCCAAATTTGGCAACCTATTAATACAACCCCGGATTCCGACTTAGCCTTAACTTTCTACAAGCTACGGCCTGTGATTGAAACTGGTTGGGAAATGCCACTTTTAATCCAGGCTTTACTGTTAGATATTCCGCAGGAAAAGATTTTGCTAGACTGGCCAAGCATTGCTCAGCAATTATTGCTAGAAAATAATCTGACGGCTTTGGATGTGGGTACTAAGCTAGACAATTTACGCGATGAATGGATTGCCAAGGATTTGAATGAGTGGCTATCTCTACATCTGTTTTATCCGGGAGTGACGGAACGTTTACAAGAGTTATTGAGTAGTAATGTACAACCAATAATTGTGACGACTAAAGAAGGTAGATTTGTGCGCGAACTTTTGCTGTTAGCAGGGGTGAAAATGCCTGAAGGATCGATTATTGGTAAAGAGTATAACAAACCTAAGCATCAAGTTTTGCGAGAATTGTTGGCGAAGTCTGGGGAAGATGGTGTAATTTGGTTTGTGGAAGATAGACTGAAAACTTTGATTTCTGTTAAACAGCAATCTGACTTAGCTGGGGTCAACTTATTTTTGGCTGATTGGGGATACAATACTTTAGCTGAACGAGATTCGGTAGCAAAATATCCTCCTGTAAAACTTTTGTCTCTATCTCAGTTTGCTCAGGATTTTTGTGGGTGGTTGTAG
- a CDS encoding type II toxin-antitoxin system HicB family antitoxin produces the protein MSRYSMIVQWSDEDRLFLVTILEFSERVVMPCTHGKSREEAIHNGEEVIEMYLEAWEAEGESIPEPSTLQIA, from the coding sequence ATGAGTCGATATAGTATGATTGTTCAATGGTCTGATGAAGATCGGCTTTTCCTAGTCACAATTCTAGAGTTTTCCGAGCGCGTGGTGATGCCTTGTACTCATGGTAAAAGTCGTGAGGAAGCAATTCATAACGGCGAAGAAGTGATTGAAATGTATCTGGAAGCTTGGGAAGCAGAAGGTGAATCTATCCCTGAACCTAGTACGCTTCAAATTGCTTGA
- a CDS encoding type II toxin-antitoxin system RelE/ParE family toxin has protein sequence MKVITFAQSFKRAYKSLIRKHPELQPKVEGVLTLLAENSFEPSLQTHKLKGQLAGSWPVLWSMTVGLYLILLRIQSREMRKFSCLILAAMMKFIERDRAW, from the coding sequence TTGAAAGTTATTACTTTTGCTCAATCGTTTAAACGTGCTTACAAAAGCCTGATCCGCAAACACCCGGAACTACAGCCTAAAGTTGAAGGTGTTTTGACACTTTTGGCAGAAAACTCTTTTGAGCCATCACTGCAAACACACAAACTCAAAGGTCAATTAGCTGGCTCTTGGCCTGTACTGTGGAGTATGACTGTCGGATTGTATTTGATTTTGTTGAGAATCCAGAGTCGGGAGATGAGGAAATTCTCTTGCTTGATATTGGCAGCCATGATGAAGTTTATTGAACGCGATCGCGCTTGGTAG
- the recG gene encoding ATP-dependent DNA helicase RecG has protein sequence MMTDQPDWVRLQKALSVEAERGFTDLQGSQHRFSDFLSLSLSQATDIIPFSDRNRCLHLAAQFVSYPEMELEERQSLVAETRRFLMQVQRVCEHQNFGIGQKVREQTPEYTPSSPVPNTRTAPLSQNPPPPSLSLDQPLNRVTGIGPNNGNRLGKLGLLTVYDLLYYYPRDHIDYARQVSIRELAAGETVTLVATVKRCNCFSSPKNNKLTILELILTDRTGQIKLNRFFHGNRYSNRGWQEQQKRYYPVGAVVAASGLVKQGKYGVTLENPEIEVLDSDGGTIESATVGRLVPVYPLTDGVDAGVVRRGMAAALPAVKQVQESLPESLRDRYSLMGIADALSNIHFPLDRDCLSASRRRLVFDEFFYLQLGLLKRRQMHRKAQASAVLIPNGELLNNFYNIIPFKLTNAQQRVINEILNDLASPEPMNRLVQGDVGAGKTVVAVVAILAAIQSGYQAALMAPTEVLAEQHYRKLVGWLNLMHLPVELLTGSTKVAKRREIHSQLETGQLKVLVGTHALIQDTVNFDKLGLVVIDEQHRFGVQQRAKLQQKGESPHVLTMTATPIPRTLALTLHGDLDVSLIDELPPGRQAIQTTILTGKERSQAYELIRREVGGGRQVYVVLPLVEESEKLDLRSAIEEQEKLKTTIFPEFKVGLLHGRMTSAEKDEAITKFRDRETHILVSTTVVEVGVDVPNATVMLIENCERFGLSQLHQLRGRVGRGSDRSYCLLMRGSNAGEALQRMKVLEQSQDGFFIAEMDMRLRGPGQVLGTRQAGLPDFALASLVEDQEVLELAREAAKRVIDEDERLNQMPAIRDELERRYQRMMSGSILT, from the coding sequence ATGATGACGGATCAACCAGATTGGGTGCGACTGCAAAAAGCTCTCTCCGTAGAGGCGGAACGTGGATTTACTGACTTACAAGGTTCTCAACACCGCTTCAGTGACTTTCTAAGTCTGAGTTTGAGTCAAGCCACTGATATCATACCGTTTAGCGATCGCAACCGATGTCTGCATCTGGCGGCGCAGTTTGTCAGTTATCCTGAAATGGAACTAGAAGAGCGCCAATCTCTTGTCGCTGAAACACGGCGTTTTCTCATGCAAGTCCAGCGAGTCTGCGAACACCAGAACTTTGGTATCGGACAGAAAGTGAGAGAACAGACACCGGAATATACTCCTTCTTCCCCAGTACCCAATACCCGAACTGCGCCGCTGAGTCAAAACCCTCCACCACCAAGCCTCTCTCTCGATCAACCTCTAAACCGTGTAACAGGTATCGGGCCGAACAATGGCAATCGTTTAGGCAAATTGGGGTTATTAACTGTATACGATTTATTATACTATTATCCCCGCGATCACATTGATTATGCTCGGCAAGTGAGCATCCGCGAACTCGCAGCGGGAGAAACTGTGACTTTAGTGGCAACTGTGAAGCGCTGCAACTGCTTTAGTAGCCCAAAAAACAATAAATTGACGATTCTAGAGCTGATTTTAACGGATCGGACGGGTCAAATCAAGCTGAATCGCTTTTTTCATGGCAATCGCTACAGCAATCGTGGCTGGCAGGAACAGCAAAAGCGTTATTATCCAGTGGGTGCGGTAGTAGCGGCTTCGGGGTTGGTGAAGCAAGGGAAATATGGGGTAACGCTGGAAAATCCCGAAATAGAAGTGCTCGACTCCGACGGTGGCACGATAGAATCAGCTACGGTGGGGCGGTTAGTACCTGTTTATCCCTTGACGGATGGGGTAGATGCGGGGGTGGTGAGGCGGGGGATGGCTGCGGCTTTACCGGCGGTTAAGCAAGTACAAGAGTCTTTACCTGAAAGTTTGCGCGATCGCTATAGTTTAATGGGGATAGCCGATGCCCTTAGTAATATTCATTTTCCTCTAGATAGAGATTGTCTGTCAGCATCCCGTCGCCGCTTAGTTTTTGATGAGTTTTTCTATTTACAATTAGGACTGTTAAAACGCCGCCAAATGCACCGCAAAGCTCAAGCGAGTGCAGTGCTAATTCCGAATGGGGAATTGCTGAATAATTTCTATAATATCATCCCATTTAAGTTAACAAATGCTCAGCAAAGAGTAATTAATGAGATCCTCAATGATTTAGCATCACCAGAACCGATGAATCGGCTGGTACAAGGAGATGTCGGCGCGGGTAAAACTGTGGTAGCGGTGGTGGCAATACTAGCAGCAATTCAATCTGGATATCAAGCAGCTTTGATGGCACCGACTGAAGTTTTAGCAGAGCAACATTATCGCAAGTTAGTAGGTTGGTTAAATTTAATGCACTTGCCAGTTGAACTGTTAACTGGTTCGACCAAAGTAGCGAAACGCAGAGAAATTCATTCGCAGTTAGAAACGGGGCAATTAAAAGTTTTAGTTGGAACTCATGCCTTGATTCAAGATACAGTTAATTTTGATAAATTGGGTTTAGTTGTAATTGATGAACAGCACCGATTTGGGGTACAGCAACGGGCAAAGTTGCAGCAAAAAGGCGAGTCTCCTCACGTATTAACGATGACCGCAACACCTATTCCTCGGACGCTAGCTTTAACCTTACACGGCGATCTAGATGTGAGTTTAATTGATGAATTACCTCCCGGAAGACAGGCAATTCAAACAACAATATTGACGGGAAAAGAACGCAGTCAAGCTTATGAATTGATTCGGCGGGAAGTGGGGGGAGGTCGTCAAGTTTATGTGGTTTTGCCTTTGGTAGAAGAGTCAGAAAAACTAGACTTACGTTCGGCTATTGAGGAACAGGAGAAACTAAAGACAACGATATTTCCTGAGTTTAAAGTAGGTTTGTTACACGGTCGGATGACAAGTGCAGAAAAGGATGAGGCAATTACCAAGTTCCGGGATAGAGAAACTCACATTTTGGTATCGACAACTGTTGTAGAAGTGGGTGTTGACGTTCCGAATGCAACAGTGATGTTGATTGAAAATTGTGAGCGTTTCGGTTTGTCGCAGTTGCACCAATTACGAGGTCGTGTGGGTAGGGGAAGCGATCGTTCTTATTGTTTGTTAATGCGGGGTTCTAATGCTGGGGAAGCTTTGCAGCGAATGAAGGTTTTAGAACAGTCGCAAGATGGGTTTTTTATTGCAGAAATGGATATGAGATTGCGGGGGCCAGGTCAGGTTTTAGGCACTAGACAGGCGGGTTTACCGGATTTTGCCTTGGCAAGTTTAGTGGAAGATCAAGAGGTTTTGGAATTGGCAAGGGAGGCGGCGAAGAGGGTGATTGATGAGGATGAAAGGTTGAATCAAATGCCTGCAATTAGAGATGAATTAGAGCGGAGATATCAGCGGATGATGAGTGGTTCTATTTTGACATAA
- a CDS encoding XisI protein has protein sequence MDSLNNYRQLVKQMLTEYAEIPSFDSGTQNETIFDVENDRYLLLNIGWFNDRRIHHCIIHIDIIDGQVWIQANNTDYLIAEELVAVGIPPESIVLGLQPPDVRLYTAYGVPSKQHQRESLKV, from the coding sequence ATGGATAGCTTAAATAATTATCGCCAACTGGTTAAGCAGATGCTTACTGAATATGCTGAGATTCCAAGTTTTGACAGTGGGACGCAAAATGAAACAATTTTTGATGTAGAAAATGACCGTTATCTGTTACTAAATATAGGTTGGTTTAATGACCGACGCATTCACCATTGCATAATTCATATTGATATTATTGACGGTCAGGTGTGGATTCAAGCAAATAATACTGATTATTTGATTGCTGAGGAGTTAGTTGCAGTGGGTATTCCTCCCGAATCAATTGTTTTGGGACTTCAACCACCTGATGTTAGACTTTATACTGCTTATGGAGTGCCTTCTAAACAGCATCAGCGAGAATCGTTGAAAGTATGA
- a CDS encoding DNA cytosine methyltransferase produces the protein MRSVKVKDRNNNHSAKRLLTAVDLFCGCGGVTEGLTNHNIRVVAAVDNNPIVCKTYKINHPNVNLYESDIALLDPMDIRQNDLKGADVDILVVCAPCQPFSSQNRTKKQDKRSNLIFEAVRFARDLRPSVIFFENVPGLATEKYREIINKLKHDLLELGYQLGEPIRVDAADYGVPQRRIRCILFAVLNSELPIIPPPITPTGSRITVRQAIGNLRSLKSGQKDPGDPLHYASSHLPIALKRLQHIPKDGGNRFSLPPELELKCHKNHKGHGDVYGRMRWDDVAPTLTTGCTDVTRGRFSHPEDDRAITLREAAILQSFPLDYKFVGTKSQITEQIGNAVPVQLMEALAPSLRIAINRGRK, from the coding sequence ATGAGAAGTGTAAAAGTAAAAGATAGAAATAATAATCATTCAGCGAAGCGATTGCTGACTGCGGTGGATCTTTTCTGTGGGTGTGGTGGAGTGACGGAAGGATTAACGAATCATAATATTAGGGTAGTAGCTGCTGTTGATAATAATCCGATTGTATGTAAGACCTATAAAATCAATCATCCAAACGTGAATCTTTATGAGTCTGATATTGCATTACTTGATCCGATGGATATTCGCCAGAATGATTTAAAGGGAGCTGATGTGGATATTCTAGTTGTCTGTGCGCCCTGCCAACCATTCAGCAGTCAAAATCGTACCAAAAAACAAGATAAACGTTCAAACTTAATTTTTGAGGCTGTTAGATTTGCAAGAGACTTACGTCCTTCGGTAATTTTTTTTGAGAATGTACCTGGACTTGCAACAGAAAAATATAGAGAAATAATCAATAAACTCAAACATGATTTACTGGAACTTGGCTATCAATTAGGTGAACCTATTCGAGTTGATGCGGCTGACTACGGTGTACCTCAACGTCGTATTAGATGTATTCTTTTTGCTGTTTTAAATTCTGAATTACCTATTATACCCCCACCTATAACTCCAACTGGGAGTCGAATTACAGTAAGACAAGCAATTGGTAATCTTCGATCGCTAAAATCAGGGCAGAAAGATCCAGGCGATCCTCTTCATTATGCCAGTTCACATTTGCCCATAGCTCTAAAGCGCTTACAACACATTCCTAAAGATGGTGGAAATCGTTTTTCATTGCCACCTGAATTAGAACTCAAATGCCATAAAAATCATAAAGGTCATGGAGATGTCTATGGAAGAATGCGTTGGGATGATGTTGCACCAACACTAACTACAGGCTGTACTGATGTAACTCGCGGACGATTCTCCCATCCAGAAGATGATAGAGCTATTACTCTTCGTGAAGCTGCTATTCTCCAATCATTTCCGCTTGATTATAAATTTGTAGGAACTAAGTCTCAAATAACTGAACAAATTGGAAATGCTGTGCCTGTTCAGTTAATGGAAGCACTAGCTCCCTCTTTAAGGATTGCTATAAATAGAGGTAGAAAATGA
- a CDS encoding DNA double-strand break repair nuclease NurA yields MLDLTKVAKAMQGMSQHLSAEAVAAGKRLEVALNLLEKAESAQEKLVNLQETYRERILFNAATPREPLDGGGYIVVPPIAHTVLATDGSQIAPNHHEIAYCYLLNVGRVTLHYGQSRHPVLDSLPEVFYKAEDLYIARQWGIRTEEWMGYRRSVSEAEALAELGCKWAAINGNKLTAPTLAMVDGSLIYWFLEGLPNEARDLILQPILAAWEKLRLAGIPLLGYISASRSAETLSFLRLAACSYDVPDCITNCPNAIFAANLPNAEKAPCQVFEPLRDVILWGSILLPGQRTPLWRSQARILELYGEQNIYFCYVHVGTEIARIDMPQWVAENPVLLESALSLMLGQVHKGGGYPVALAEAHNQAVVTGGDRGRFFALLEQQMIKAGLRNVGISYKETRKRGSIA; encoded by the coding sequence ATGCTTGATTTAACCAAAGTAGCTAAGGCAATGCAAGGAATGAGCCAACATCTAAGCGCGGAAGCTGTGGCGGCTGGTAAACGCTTAGAGGTAGCTTTAAATTTGCTTGAGAAAGCGGAATCTGCACAGGAAAAGTTGGTAAATTTACAGGAAACTTACCGCGAGCGCATCTTATTTAATGCTGCAACTCCTAGAGAACCTTTGGATGGCGGCGGCTACATTGTGGTTCCGCCAATTGCTCATACGGTATTGGCAACAGATGGATCGCAAATTGCCCCAAATCACCACGAAATTGCTTATTGCTATTTGCTAAATGTCGGTCGCGTAACCCTGCATTATGGCCAAAGTCGCCACCCAGTTTTAGATAGTTTGCCAGAGGTTTTTTATAAGGCAGAAGACCTGTATATTGCTCGTCAGTGGGGAATTAGAACTGAGGAGTGGATGGGTTATCGGCGTAGCGTGTCGGAAGCAGAAGCTTTGGCGGAATTAGGCTGTAAGTGGGCGGCAATTAATGGCAATAAATTGACAGCGCCAACTTTAGCAATGGTGGATGGTTCGTTGATTTATTGGTTTTTGGAGGGGTTGCCAAATGAAGCTCGCGATCTTATTTTGCAGCCAATTTTAGCAGCATGGGAAAAGTTACGGTTAGCAGGAATTCCGCTATTAGGTTATATTAGCGCTTCTCGTAGTGCTGAAACTTTATCTTTTCTACGTTTGGCAGCTTGTTCCTATGACGTACCTGACTGTATAACTAATTGTCCTAATGCGATCTTTGCGGCGAATTTACCGAATGCGGAGAAAGCACCTTGTCAAGTGTTTGAACCGTTGCGAGATGTGATTTTATGGGGTTCAATTTTGTTACCAGGACAAAGAACTCCTTTGTGGCGATCGCAAGCTCGAATTTTGGAGTTATATGGAGAACAAAATATCTATTTTTGTTATGTTCATGTAGGGACTGAAATTGCTAGGATTGATATGCCGCAGTGGGTAGCTGAAAATCCTGTATTATTGGAGTCAGCTTTAAGTTTAATGTTAGGTCAGGTTCACAAGGGTGGTGGCTATCCAGTAGCTTTGGCAGAGGCTCATAATCAAGCGGTAGTGACGGGGGGAGATCGAGGTAGATTTTTTGCTTTGTTGGAGCAACAAATGATTAAGGCTGGCTTGAGAAATGTGGGAATTTCTTATAAGGAAACTAGGAAGCGGGGGAGTATTGCGTAA
- a CDS encoding ATP-dependent helicase — MTLNYTVEQQQAIAHREGNLLIIACAGSGKTEVISKRIAQMVDEGVSKQSIIAFTFTERASRELKTRIRGHLEDINPDDASLGDMYVGTIHSFCLQLLKEIDTQYRNFEVMDDVRQAALITANYHYYEDSGKGIGLNQLRQQIRGEGYWDALDWFTTTLNVIHLKRIDPENLQTEHLSGAVQRYKQLAQERPNCFFDFNTIIGELLSRLSEPALLEQVRSKFRYLIVDEYQDVDPRQEELIRILSDGGTRMSVCVVGDDDQAIYGWRGTDIKNILTFEQRYPNVTRIELINNFRSTHAIVEIANKAVRQLPVNCRLNKAMVARYWQSEQDVVVLRERMAELGDIRRQEFPSDEAEAAWVAERIKYLRGTVIEEKDGTERAIDYADMAILLRSVRSSGQVFVDALREQGIPFVVKGTRGLFSHDEVLLVQAAFCQLAQREFSYTDMTGKFHSFTVNKTREFVRDTVRRLRDRQQMSQADATSFLEWIAKQREKLNRQSLPKEERDGISRRIYPQDIFQEMLEELGASAETQPWSDDILYNLGRFSHLLTQFESVKQWIEPRDLTPLCLFLGGWAAGKTDDGGVDEITTPNAVQIMTIHAAKGLEWPVVFVPRVSSSNFPSSRRNQGPETFLTSQEFDRSEYAGGDAGERRLWYVALTRCRKFLHISSQDRHRKKPSDFYKEITHDYVKGDGNDPTFRRRDIPIAPVNTELLPTTYSDLNYYWKCPFDYKLRCLMGFGPSVKQDFGYGQQVHNILAEIHQRIAQNSEAHLSITEDFLENLVERQFNLRYTRGKPLEALKNAAKRSIIRYWQFYRDRAELAFEAEKPFEYVDRQSGALISGTIDLLQIVDSGGQQEYPIPVCVVDFKSQKWEKDPQSYRERRNDVTRQLRLYAAAVRHALGYDPDNGADAHFLAPEPPDSELVNLGVEERFTVDVGDEYQNQVREEVRQAVEGIKSGLFPLTGSQSDPPRCSKCDFKKICPGFRLS; from the coding sequence ATGACATTAAATTATACAGTTGAGCAGCAACAAGCTATTGCACATCGTGAAGGAAACCTATTGATCATTGCTTGTGCAGGAAGTGGTAAAACAGAGGTTATTTCTAAGCGAATTGCACAAATGGTTGATGAAGGAGTATCGAAACAATCTATTATTGCCTTCACTTTTACAGAAAGAGCCTCTCGCGAGCTAAAAACTCGAATTAGAGGTCATTTAGAAGATATTAACCCAGATGATGCCTCCCTTGGAGATATGTATGTTGGGACAATCCATAGTTTTTGTTTACAATTACTTAAAGAAATTGATACTCAATACCGTAATTTTGAGGTAATGGATGATGTTCGACAAGCAGCGCTAATAACTGCCAACTACCATTATTATGAAGATAGTGGAAAAGGAATTGGACTTAATCAGCTTCGTCAACAGATAAGGGGAGAGGGTTATTGGGATGCTCTTGATTGGTTTACTACAACCCTAAATGTCATTCATCTCAAAAGAATTGACCCAGAAAATCTTCAAACTGAGCATTTGAGTGGTGCGGTTCAACGTTATAAACAACTTGCCCAAGAGCGCCCCAACTGCTTTTTTGATTTTAATACAATTATTGGAGAACTTTTATCTCGTTTGTCAGAGCCAGCTTTGTTAGAGCAGGTACGCTCTAAGTTCCGTTACTTAATTGTAGATGAATATCAAGACGTTGATCCTCGTCAAGAAGAATTGATTCGTATTCTTTCAGACGGTGGAACTCGAATGTCAGTGTGTGTTGTAGGTGATGATGACCAAGCAATCTATGGCTGGCGCGGAACAGATATCAAAAATATATTAACTTTTGAACAGCGATATCCAAATGTAACTCGCATTGAATTAATCAACAATTTCCGTAGCACTCACGCAATAGTTGAAATTGCTAATAAAGCTGTGAGACAGCTTCCTGTTAACTGTCGGCTAAACAAGGCGATGGTTGCTAGGTACTGGCAATCTGAACAAGATGTTGTAGTTCTTAGGGAGCGCATGGCCGAGCTGGGCGATATTCGCAGGCAGGAATTTCCCTCAGATGAAGCCGAAGCTGCGTGGGTAGCTGAACGGATTAAGTATTTGCGAGGTACAGTAATTGAGGAAAAAGATGGCACTGAACGAGCGATAGACTATGCTGATATGGCAATTCTCCTGCGGAGTGTTCGTTCTTCCGGGCAAGTATTCGTTGATGCCCTTCGCGAGCAAGGGATACCTTTTGTAGTCAAAGGAACAAGAGGTCTATTTAGCCATGATGAAGTTTTACTTGTCCAGGCAGCATTTTGTCAGTTAGCACAAAGGGAATTTTCTTATACTGATATGACTGGAAAATTCCACTCATTCACTGTCAATAAAACAAGAGAGTTTGTTCGAGATACAGTTCGACGGCTACGTGACAGACAGCAAATGTCACAAGCAGATGCTACTTCCTTTTTGGAATGGATAGCTAAACAACGTGAAAAACTAAATCGTCAGAGTTTACCAAAAGAAGAGCGCGATGGTATTAGTAGACGTATCTACCCACAAGATATTTTTCAGGAAATGCTTGAGGAACTGGGAGCTAGTGCAGAAACTCAACCTTGGTCAGACGATATTTTATACAATTTAGGGCGCTTTAGCCACCTTCTGACGCAATTTGAATCAGTTAAGCAATGGATAGAACCAAGGGATCTCACTCCTCTTTGCCTTTTTCTAGGTGGTTGGGCAGCAGGTAAAACTGATGATGGTGGAGTTGATGAAATTACCACACCTAATGCCGTACAAATTATGACAATTCATGCTGCCAAAGGTTTAGAATGGCCTGTTGTTTTTGTCCCTCGTGTGTCTAGTTCCAACTTTCCAAGCAGCCGTCGTAATCAGGGGCCAGAAACTTTTTTAACTTCACAGGAGTTTGATCGCTCTGAATATGCAGGTGGTGATGCAGGAGAGCGGAGACTTTGGTATGTAGCACTTACCCGTTGCAGAAAATTTTTACATATTTCTAGCCAAGATAGGCATAGAAAAAAACCAAGTGATTTTTATAAAGAAATTACACATGATTATGTTAAAGGAGATGGGAATGATCCAACATTTCGTCGGCGTGATATTCCTATTGCCCCAGTCAATACCGAGTTACTCCCCACAACATACTCTGACTTAAACTACTACTGGAAATGCCCATTCGACTATAAACTTCGCTGCTTAATGGGATTTGGGCCCAGTGTCAAACAGGATTTTGGCTATGGTCAACAAGTTCATAATATTTTAGCTGAAATTCACCAGAGAATAGCACAAAATTCAGAGGCACATTTGTCAATTACAGAGGATTTTTTAGAAAACTTAGTTGAGCGACAATTTAATCTTCGTTACACACGAGGGAAACCTTTAGAAGCTCTAAAAAATGCTGCTAAACGGTCTATAATTAGGTATTGGCAATTCTATAGAGATCGTGCTGAATTAGCTTTTGAAGCAGAAAAACCATTTGAATATGTTGATCGGCAAAGTGGCGCATTAATTAGTGGGACGATTGATTTATTGCAAATAGTAGATTCTGGCGGACAACAAGAGTATCCAATTCCTGTTTGTGTAGTTGATTTTAAAAGTCAAAAGTGGGAGAAAGATCCTCAAAGTTATCGCGAAAGAAGAAATGATGTTACTAGGCAACTCCGGTTGTATGCGGCTGCTGTTCGTCATGCTTTAGGTTACGATCCAGACAACGGCGCTGATGCACACTTTCTCGCTCCTGAACCTCCAGATTCAGAGCTTGTAAACCTGGGGGTTGAGGAAAGGTTTACAGTGGATGTTGGCGATGAGTATCAGAATCAGGTTAGAGAAGAGGTTAGACAAGCCGTAGAAGGAATAAAGTCTGGACTATTTCCTCTCACAGGTAGTCAGTCTGACCCGCCTCGATGTTCAAAATGTGATTTCAAAAAAATTTGTCCTGGATTTAGGCTCTCATAA
- the tsf gene encoding translation elongation factor Ts produces the protein MAEISAKLVKELREKTGAGMMDCKKALVENDADIAKSIEWLRKKGITSATTKANRVASEGLVGSYIHTGGRVGVLVEVNCETDFVARREEFQLLVRNIAMQIAACPNVEYVKVEDIPAEIVEKEKAVEMGKDDLGNKPENIKEKIVQGRIDKRLKELSLMDQPFIRDQNISVEELVKQTISQLGENVQVRRFVRFVLGEGIEKVESNFADEVAAQMGTK, from the coding sequence ATGGCAGAAATATCAGCAAAACTTGTTAAAGAACTGCGGGAAAAAACTGGCGCTGGCATGATGGATTGCAAAAAAGCGCTAGTAGAAAATGACGCAGATATAGCCAAATCAATTGAGTGGCTGCGGAAAAAGGGGATTACTTCTGCTACTACAAAAGCAAACCGCGTCGCCTCTGAAGGCTTAGTAGGTAGCTACATCCATACGGGAGGCCGTGTTGGCGTACTTGTGGAAGTTAATTGTGAAACAGATTTTGTCGCCCGCCGCGAGGAGTTTCAACTTTTGGTGCGGAATATTGCCATGCAAATTGCAGCTTGTCCGAATGTGGAATACGTGAAAGTTGAAGACATTCCCGCTGAAATTGTCGAGAAGGAAAAGGCAGTTGAAATGGGTAAGGATGACTTGGGCAATAAGCCAGAAAATATTAAGGAAAAGATTGTTCAAGGGCGAATTGATAAGCGTCTGAAAGAGCTATCTTTGATGGATCAGCCTTTTATTCGGGATCAAAATATCTCGGTGGAAGAGTTGGTGAAACAAACTATCTCTCAATTGGGCGAAAACGTCCAAGTACGCCGATTTGTGCGGTTTGTATTGGGCGAAGGTATTGAGAAGGTAGAAAGCAATTTCGCTGATGAAGTTGCCGCCCAAATGGGAACCAAATAA